The sequence below is a genomic window from Babesia bigemina genome assembly Bbig001, chromosome : II.
CAGATCGCCGCGTCGTATGTGTAACGCGGCCACCTGGGCTCTACCGCGTTCGGTGTAGGCCATCAGCGGCCATTTCCGACTGTCACGATGGCGGCGCAGCCTGTGCGCGGTCTCGTGAAATTCATCACGGACCTGAACGGCCTGGCTACCTACCGGGAGCGCGACCACCGCGTCCGGGAGGAGCTGTCCAAAATCCACTCACGCTTCGATGAGCGCGGCATGAGCGGCTACGAGAAGAAGAAGTGCatgctgaagctgctgtaCATTCACTTGCTCGGCTACGATGTGGATCTGGGCCACGTGGAGGCCGTCCAGCTGATGGCGTCGTCGTCCTACCAGGAGAAGGCGGCTGGCTACATGGGCGTGGAGGTGTTGCTCGGCGACCTGCCGGATCTGCGCCGCATGGCGATAAACACGACTCTGGAGGACCTGCAGAGCGCTGTTGAGCACGTGAAGGCGCTTGCGCTGAGCCACGTCGCCAACAGCTGGTGCGAGGAGCTGCGTGAGCGGATCTTCGACGACGTGCTGCGGATGCTCAAAGCGGTGCCGATTGAGTCTTCCATGCTGCGCAAGAAGCTGTACATGTGCGTGCTGCAGTTCCTGCGCCTCAACAGCGCGCTCTTTCGGCTCCACGAatggaagcggaagatgttCGACCTGCTTTCGCAGGAGGCTGACTTCGGGTGCCTGATGGCTCTGTCTAACCTGCTGATCGGGTTCGTGCGCCTGCACCCCGGCGAGTGGGACCACTGCGTGCCGTTGATTCTCGAGGCGCTGATGCGGCTGCTGTCCGGCACCGTGGTGGGCGAGCGCTACTACTCGCTGAACTCGCCCTGGCTGCTGTGGAAGCTGCTGAACGTGCTCGCCCTCGTCGAGCCCTGCCCCAACGCGCGCTACAGCAACACGCTGAACCATGTAGTCGGCCGGCTGGTCGACCGCATGCTGTCGATAAAGCTGCCGACGTCTAATCGTCCGATGGGCGGCGGGGAGGAGGAGCGCGCCAAGATGATGGCGTGGCTGCTGCGCATGTCGATCGCGCTGGAATCTGTGCGCGTGATAGTCGTGTGGCTGCCCCATATGCCTTCGTTTTCCGTGGAGCCCGTCGTGGACTTTTTGACGCGGATGCTTGCGTCGCAGGCGTCGCACGTGTACATCAACGCCCTGGAGATGGCCGAGAAGATGCTGGAGAACGAGCAGCTCCTGGTGGTGCTGAAGGAGCGGCTGCCGCAGTTCCTGGCGCTCTTCGCCTCCAACGACCCCACCGTCAAGTGCCGGGTGGGTGCTTTGAGTTCCATAGTCACATCGCCGTCAGACCCTGTTCGTGGTTTCGCACCTCTGCGACAAGGACAACTGGAACCAAGTGATCCCCGAGATGCTGTCAGTGCTGCGCGAATCCGACGTACCGACGCAGAACTACGCGGTCCCGCTGCTTCTGGACGCCCTGCAGCGCTGCGTGCCGCTGGACTCGCTCTACATCGACTTCGTGTTCAAGATGATGCAGTACGTGCACGACGAGTCCGTCTTGCAGGGCGTGCCCGCCGTGCTGCACGACAAGCCGGCGCGCTTCGgggagctgctggcgtcCCGGTGCATCTCTGCGTTGCGCCAGGGCCCCGTGAACGACGCCATACTGCGGTAAGTACCCACCGCGCTCTTCACATCCGCCGCAGCATCTGTGCCGCAAGCCTCGGCGAGTACGGCCATTTGATCGAGAAGGAGTTGTGCTGCAGCGAGCAGGCgaggctgctgcagcgctaCTTCCCGCTGGGCTCCGGGTGCACCCAGTGCGTGGTGCTGACTACGCTGGCCCGCCTTGCAATCAGGGACCGGTCACTGTGGGAGAAGGTGGAGCGTTTCCTCGACTCGCAGGCCGTCCACCCCGATGTCTGCGTGCAGTCCACGGCATGCGAGCTTGTTCGGCTCATGTTGCTGGGTAGCTCGGTGCTTGAGAGCGTCGTCAACGGCGACCACGGCCGGCGTGGCCCCGCTGACGCGATCGAATCCGTCGAgcccaaggtgctgagcaTCTCCGACGTGGATGAATCCCCGGCACACAATCGCAACGCGGTTACCGTCCGCCGTCAAACTCGTGCTGCATCCGCGTCTTCTCGTGCCTCTTCGTCTTCTGCATCTTCTACTCCTtcttcttcgtcgtcgtcatccAGGTCCCACTCcgcctcctccagctcGTCCGCCACCCCGACCGCCCCGTCCTCCATGAGCTTCGAGGACGAGGCAGCCGACGGCCGTCTGCTGCGCGAGCGCATGCTGTCCGACTCGCCCGGGCCGCTGTTCGACGACGGCGTGCTGTCGGTCTGGGTGGAGCAGGCCTACCGTCGCCACGAGGCCAAAGTGATGGTTAGGATCACCGTGAGCGCCCGCAGTGCGCGGGCAATCCGATGCATCCACATCACCAGCGCGTCCCTGCGCTGCGACACCGGGCTGGACGGCACTGAACACAACTCCGTGAAGGGCAGGCTGGGACCCGGCGAGGAGATGGGCCACCGCCTCTCATTTGTGCTCAACAGGTCTTACGGCGAGCTACCCAGCTACAAAGTGCGCTACGTTGTGCAACGGGCGTCCGGCCGCAAAGAGGAGGGCGAGGCTACACTCCGCCTGCCGGTCGGCGTCCACAAGTTCCTCACGCCGCTGATTGCCGGTGAGGACCACTTCGACAGCATGTGGTCGTCACTGAGGTCGCACGAGTCGTCGCGCGAGATCTCCGTCGGCTGCAGCATGTCCGCCGCCTGTGAGATAGTGCGGCGTTGCGCGCGCGCGCACGTGGTCGAGGTAGGTGACCGTGGCGGTTTTCTCACCGCGTCGTCAGGAGTCCGAGAGCGAGTCGTGGTTCGCATGTTGCTGCGAGTGTGCGAACAAATCTAGCATTGTTTGCGCTGGTCGTTTACGTGCGTTTTCGAACAGGTGAGTCGATTCCTTGATTGGCTGATGCGCAACGCAGGATGCGACTGTCGCTCGTCGTGCGGTGCTCCAGCGCGTCCGCCGCCGCAAGTATCTGCCTGATCGTGACGAGAGCTTTAGAAACGGCCTCTTACGGCCGCTTATCGCCGTGATTCAGCGCGGCTAACCGGTCGGTGATCCTCGTCTCGCTGTGGCGTCCCCACAGTGTTGGCTTCGCGGGTCGTGGCTCCTGGCTCGCCGACCACACAGACTAAACCGCTTGGTATTTATCTTCCTTTGGCCCTTATTATCGGTGCATGTGCTCGGTGGTATTTTCTGGCACTTTTTGGCGCGTGTTTCTCGTGTTAGGCCGCGTGTATTCCGGTAACGTGCAAATTCGCGTCTGACCCGTCTTTCTCGGTGGCGTTCGCAGGCCCTTTTCGAACGCATTTTGTGCTACGAATCGTCTTCGACTGCCATAATTTGGTCCGTTGTTTCGATGTGCTGACTTTTCTCCTACACCCCAGCGAGTGTTAACGATGGCGACCAGCGTAGCACACGGCGTAGGCGATGAGAGCAAGGCTCCGGCTCGCGGGCGGAAATTCGAGCGCGGCGGTCGCCCCGACCGCGGTGATCGCCCTCCTCGCGGCGACCGCCCCCAGCGCCGCGCCCTGAGGCCCGAGGAGATTCCCATCAAGAAGCAGATTGATGAGGAAAGCGAGGCGATCACGAGGCTGCACGAGCAGCTCTCGGCTCTGACGAAGCAGATCGACGAGCACAGGCGTGAGAATGAGGGTGGCGAGAGGGGCGAGATCAAGGTGCGTCTGGACGAACTCCAGAGCCGCATCAACGATCTCGAGGGCCAGCGTATGCACTGCCTGAACGTGATCGACAACCACAACAAGGAGGCTCGCGAGAAGAACAAGGCGTACAACGAGATGCGCCAGGGCGTTGGTTACAAGAGCGAGGCTGAGATCAACCGTCTGATCAACCAGCTTGAGGAGCGCATGGAGACCACCTCCATGTCCCTGAAGGAGGAGAAGGCCAtgatgcagcagctccagcagTTGCGCCAGGCCAAGACGACGCTCGAGATGCTTGAGCAATCGCGCCAAACCAACACTCCCGGCGACAACACGGTCGTGTCCATGAAGACCCAGCTCGACGACTTGCGCAACCAGATGAACGAGCTGCGCAAGATCCGCAAGGAAGAGGCTCGCAGGCTGTCCGTTTTGAACGAGAGCGACCGCAAGCATTTCGATGGTCTGAAGGAGCTCCGCGACCAGCGCAAGCAGATCTCGAATGAGCTGAAGGAGCGCAACATGAACAAGGCCAAGCTCGTGGAGCAGTTGAATGAGATAAACAACGCGTACTTCGCTCAAGTGCGTCTTCAGCAGCAGAGGCGCTACCagaagcagcagcaggagcGCGAGCGCCGCAACCTTGAACGTGAGATCAAGCAGATGCGCATCCAGCTCGATGACCTGACCTTCCTCCCGTACGAGAAGGAGATGCGTCTGTTGGAGCAGGTTATGGGCTACGTTAATCGCCTGCGCGCCCAGGAAACCGTCGAAGTCGCGAAGGTTGAGCAGCCTGCTGTTGAGGAGAAGGCTGTCGAGGTCGCTTTCGAGGGAACTCGCGTGGTGCCCAAGAAGCAGCGCGAAGAGTACTTCATTGCTCCCAAGCAGAAGTCCAAGAGCAAGACCCCTCGCGAGAAAGTCAAGCCCGCGCTGAAGTTGGACATGGTCACTATTGGCTACTTCGAGTCGTGCGGCGTCCCTCCGCCAACGTCAATGGACTCGCTGGTCGACTGCCTGCAGAAGCTGGATGCTAAGCTGTCCCACTACCACGAGCTTCGTAAGGATTGCGACGTGGATGCTATgcgtgctgcgcaggaGGCCAAGCTCGCCGAGGCTGAGAAGCGTCTGGAGGAACTGAACGCCGCCCGCAATGCCCCATGGACGCCGGAAAACGCCACCGCTGAGGCGAAGACTGAGGAGGCAGAGGGAGAAGCCGCGGCTGAGGAGGCTCAGGAACAGCCTGCCGAGGAATAACCATGAAAACGAAACAATATTTATTATTGACGTATTAGCGTTACTTAGCACCCTATTACATGGTTCGTGCCCGCGGGTACCTAGTCTGCCACATAATGTGTTCGCGGGGCTGTGGTCATTGCGTGTTTGGCGTTTCAGTCTCCGTTTGTGGTTGATCGATAAATTTCCAGTCGTGTTTATTTTGCGGATGCGCGTGCGTCCGACAATATCTCTACTTTAGCTGTTTGTTTTGAAGGTAGGTGGCTGGTCGTTTTCTGCGTCGAGCTGTACGGTCATTTTCGGGTGCTGTTTGCGTCGAGTGGTGTTGTGCTGGCGTGTTCAATTTGTGTTTTTGTGTTTGTGATTTGCGTTTTGTTGATGTGCGTCAATTTTGTTCCAGATGGCGAGGACTAAGCAGACGGCGCGCAAGTCTACCGGAGGCAAGGCTCCGCGTAAGCAGCTTGCGACTAAGGCGGCGCGCAAGGCAGCGCCCGTGACTGCTGGCATAAAGAAGCCTCACCGATACCGCCCTGGTACCGTTGCGCTGCGTGAGATCCGCAAGTTCCAGAAGTCTACGGAGCTGCTGATCAGGAAGCTTCCTTTCCAGCGTTTGGTGAGGGAGATCGCGCAGGATTTTAAGACTGACCTGCGTTTCCAGTCACAGGCTgtgcttgcgctgcaggaggCTGCGGAGGCATACCTGGTTGGCCTCTTCGAGGACACCAACCTCTGCGCAATTCACGCCAAGCGCGTGACCATCATGCCCAAGGACATACAGCTCGCTCGCCGTATCCGCGGCGAACGCGCGTAAACTACGTGGTACGTCTTAGGTATCCTTACAATAAGGGGTGTTAATGGCTACGCGTCAGTGCGTAGTCGTGGTTCTCACAGCCAGTTATGAGAAACCGTAGTACAGGTATCAATATTGTATCTTGAGTGTTTGTAGAACAACTAATTTTTCATATAGCTGCTGCCGCTATTGATTCTACGGTATCGAACCCTCTGTGCGTGAACGGTTTTGGGGAGCTTACGGGTTGCGTTGTCCACTCTAGCGTGGTCCTTACTTTGCTGTACGTGCTAAGCAGCTTCATTTCGTTGGTGTCGTACGTGTTTTACGGCATCAGCGTGAAGAAGGGTGCGGGTCACGGCGCAGTGAGGTGGACGATGAGTGGTTTCCGCCGCGACACCGAGGCATTGTGATGACCTTACGTTGGTTGCTGGAGCACGTGTCCGGTCTGGTGGAGCGGCGTTGCGTACACTTCAGCAAGCCGGCGCCTAACTGCGAATCCTCGCGTGACCCGCCTCGTCGGTTCTGTCGCGGCGGTCTGCGTCACCACGGAGAGTGGATCAGCACGTGTGCCCTGATCAGCCGTACGCTGCGCGCTGAGGGCATGCGCTGCGACGTGTTCTATTCTACGGAGACCGGCAGGAGATTTGTGCGTGCGCTGGAGAGCCGTCTGTGCAGCCTTAACGCGCAGCAGCTTTTCCAGGTGCTTCTGGCAGGTCGGAAGTTTGAGGTGCGTGCCCGTATCCATTGCGGCAACCCTGTCACAGGCACCGATCGAGTGTGTCGTACTTAGAGAACTACTGCCTCAGTTGTCCAGGTTGGACACGGTGAGCGTACTGCGCCTACCCACTCTGGTTGCATCACGCGATCCTGCCTTGTGGCGTGTGTTGTGGCAGGTGAGACGCATATTAAGAGTTTCAAGTGTCGTAGGAGCTGGATTCTCGTCAGATCGGTGTCAAAAGTGGCTCCGGAGCCCTGGTCCGAGTGGAGACCCATCTGCTCGAGTCGTTGAGGTATGGCGCCGCCAAATAAATGTACAGCTAAATAATTACTGATAGTAGAATGGTTCATCCTCGTCACTTAGGTCTCCGTATAGCATGTCCAGCTCGTCTTGGTAGTTTTTGACGCTTGAGATGTCATTCGGTTTCTTCTTTGAGAAGGTGACCTGGCTCTGCTTCGCCTCCTTGGCTTTGATGGCCGCTTCTATCTTGCGTTTGAGGGTTTGCAAGTCCTTCAGCTCTATCTTTTTCTCGCAGGCCTGGAAGAGAGTGTCGATGAACTGCAGCCATACGGCGCTTTTCGCCTGCGCACTCTGTCTCGCTTGGGGTCACGCTTACCTGGCTCTGTTCTATCTTTTGCGATAGCTTCTTCGCGACGTTGTCGCAGTCCTTAAGGCACTTGAGTGACACGTGCGCCAGTGGATCCGTGGGAACTGCGTGTTGTGCTTCCTCACGTTACTACACTCACTGATAGCATGGATCGGGTTCTGCGCGAAAACGTCGGCCTCCGCGTCTTCGCTCCCGCCGCCTCGACCCTTACCGGGCACTGAGAACAGATCATCCACGAAATCCCTATCCGCAGACTCGctcaacctgcgcaatATGTTGCATTACAGCTACAGCTGCCATTACTTTTGCGCCCGTAGTTTCTCGGAGAGCTTAGCCACGTCTTCCGGGGCCGGCGGCTCCGCTGAAACTCATAGACTTTTAGCTACGCGACGTTGACATACGCTGCTGCTCATCTTCGGAGTCCGTGTACGCATCCCAGGAGTCGAGTGTGTCGCTGTCCGGCGCCATTGGCTTGCAGTTGTATCCAGAGAGCCAATGAGCCTAGTCCCTTGATATGTGTCCTCCGAGCGTGCTTGCTATTCCTCAGATGGAATTCGAAGTTTCTCTTCGGCTTTCTTAGTGTTGGCCGGAGGTGGCCTGGGTCGCGGATGGGGGCGTGAAGCCTACACATTATGGTCTGTACGCGCCGCTGCGCCTTCTACCGGTAACAGTGCGTGTTTCAATTGAGTGCCTGCTTCAAATGTGCTGTTACCATGTGTTTTTCTTGAGGAATCCCTAGTGTTTTGCGTTGCTGCAATGTCTGCGCTTCTGCGTGAGCTGTGTCCTGTGAACGTCCTCCGGCCCACGTTTCCTTCTTCGGTGACTTCGTCATCTGTATCTGCGCTGGTTGCGGTGTACAATGATGCGGTCTCTCGTGAGTCGGGTGCGTTGGAGCGTGCTCTGCGTGAGGTTTACTCCTTGGATTCTGTCTCACTTCCGTCCGTGATTGATTTCGAGGGCATGTCGTCGTATCATTCGTCCGTGCTGCGTGGCCGTCGTTTGTCGgtgttgtcgtggattgCCTTGAACTGGAAGGGCTGCGTGTTACGCACTGATGTGGGTTTATACGGTGCTTTGCAGAAGTCGTTGCACGGCGTCGATGGCGACGCTCTTTCGACTCTGACTGCGGCTATGTTTTTTGTGCTTCTGAGCGTAGGTGGTGATGTGTCTTCGTTTACCGCGTGTCAGTTGTCCGGCATCATCTCTGGCTTTCGGTTGTTTGGCAACTCGCTTGTGCAGTGGCTGTGGTGTATCgccacgctgctgctgtacaACACGTCGTTCGTGTTCAGCCATTCCGGCATTGTTGTTTTGTGGACAGCCGTCTTCCACCTGTGCGTGATTCACGAGTGTTGTGCATGACTTTTCAGCGTGGGCCTGCTAGTGCTGCATGGCGCCGTGAGGCCCAAGTCCGAGTCTCGTGGTGGCGCCGTTGACGGCTCCGCAAGGTATCTGGTTTCAGTGCTATCCTCACGTCGTTTAGCTACCTGCGTGCCCACGTCTGCGTCCGTGGTCTCTTCATGGTCGCCACCATCATCGGTACGGTTGCGACGCTGCCGTCGCTCACCCCCCTCAGCAATACTGGCATACGACAACCTGCACTTTAACCGACGCTGCGCAAAGACCTTCTTCAACGGATACTCAGCGGTGCGTAAATACACACATACACCAATCACAAACACAGATGGACATCGGTCATGATGTCTATCGCATTATAGAAGCCCATGATAATATCTGAGCCGATTGGCGGTCATATTAGATGAATGCATTGCGCATTAATGTATAATATGTTTAGTGTATCACTACTGCGTTATTTGATGACTCAGAGGCGGATTAGAAGCTCACTGCCGCTTCTAGCTATGACACTAGGGTTTATTAGGATAAATCATCACAGGTATATCTTCCGGTTGTCGTGATGTCGGTTTCGGAAATTTCGTCGCGCTCGTCCTCCATTGACGACGACTCCTCGGTGCTAGATGTGCGTTACGCAAACGTGGGTGTAGGCTAGTCCCTACGCGACCCATTACTATGATTGCATTTTGTTTTTATATTATTTAAGAATGACGCAGGCAGAAGGCTTCGACCGTGCGTCAACCGTAGTTCTCAGCGGTTTTCAACCGGAGTACACCGTGGACGATTGCCGGGCTTTCGCATCCTGGTTTTCACCGGTTATACACGTCG
It includes:
- a CDS encoding HISTONE fold protein,putative, producing the protein MARTKQTARKSTGGKAPRKQLATKAARKAAPVTAGIKKPHRYRPGTVALREIRKFQKSTELLIRKLPFQRLVREIAQDFKTDLRFQSQAVLALQEAAEAYLVGLFEDTNLCAIHAKRVTIMPKDIQLARRIRGERA
- a CDS encoding ADAPTIN, ALPHA/GAMMA/EPSILON domain conatining protein,putative, which encodes MAAQPVRGLVKFITDLNGLATYRERDHRVREELSKIHSRFDERGMSGYEKKKCMLKLLYIHLLGYDVDLGHVEAVQLMASSSYQEKAAGYMGVEVLLGDLPDLRRMAINTTLEDLQSAVEHVKALALSHVANSWCEELRERIFDDVLRMLKAVPIESSMLRKKLYMCVLQFLRLNSALFRLHEWKRKMFDLLSQEADFGCLMALSNLLIGFVRLHPGEWDHCVPLILEALMRLLSGTVVGERYYSLNSPWLLWKLLNVLALVEPCPNARYSNTLNHVVGRLVDRMLSIKLPTSNRPMGGGEEERAKMMAWLLRMSIALESVRVIVVWLPHMPSFSVEPVVDFLTRMLASQASHVYINALEMAEKMLENEQLLVVLKERLPQFLALFASNDPTVKCRTLFVVSHLCDKDNWNQVIPEMLSVLRESDVPTQNYAVPLLLDALQRCVPLDSLYIDFVFKMMQYVHDESVLQGVPAVLHDKPARFGELLASRCISALRQGPVNDAILRICAASLGEYGHLIEKELCCSEQARLLQRYFPLGSGCTQCVVLTTLARLAIRDRSLWEKVERFLDSQAVHPDVCVQSTACELVRLMLLGSSVLESVVNGDHGRRGPADAIESVEPKVLSISDVDESPAHNRNAVTVRRQTRAASASSRASSSSASSTPSSSSSSSRSHSASSSSSATPTAPSSMSFEDEAADGRLLRERMLSDSPGPLFDDGVLSVWVEQAYRRHEAKVMVRITVSARSARAIRCIHITSASLRCDTGLDGTEHNSVKGRLGPGEEMGHRLSFVLNRSYGELPSYKVRYVVQRASGRKEEGEATLRLPVGVHKFLTPLIAGEDHFDSMWSSLRSHESSREISVGCSMSAACEIVRRCARAHVVEVGDRGGFLTASSGVRERVVVRMLLRVCEQI